The proteins below come from a single Etheostoma spectabile isolate EspeVRDwgs_2016 chromosome 4, UIUC_Espe_1.0, whole genome shotgun sequence genomic window:
- the avpr2b.1 gene encoding oxytocin receptor: MAWFIVNISNFTLENALSGDEPRDERLAHVEIALLSIIFITAGILNFGVLLVLWKRRRQLSRMRVFVFHLCVADLVVTFFQVCPQLMWDITDRFIGPDLLCRVVKYLQVVGMFASTYMIVVMTIDRYQAICKPMVTFQRRRARWNGAVCATWCVAFIGSLPQIFIFSRVEVAPGVYDCWALFIKPWGPRAYVTWTTLVIFVLPIVMVIVCQVRICRTVQINFHMKTHHVADSVSKTLPSRASSVAGVSKARVKTVKMTVVVVLAYIICWTPFFIVQLWSVWDFEAPTQTATFTILMLLASLNSCANPCIYLLFSEKLPKTLKALMCVGQSDLKESIHEEATMVSSLYISLKSLQDCR, encoded by the exons ATGGCTTGGTTTATTGTAAATATCAGTAACTTCACTTTGGAGAATGCGCTATCTGGGGATGAGCCGCGAGATGAGCGCTTGGCACATGTGGAAATAGCTCTCCTGTCCATCATCTTTATCACTGCAGGGATTTTAAACTTTGGGGTCTTGTTGGTGCTTTGGAAGCGGAGGAGGCAGCTCTCCAGGATGCGCGTCTTCGTCTTCCACCTGTGCGTCGCCGATCTGGTGGTCACATTCTTCCAAGTTTGTCCCCAACTCATGTGGGACATCACTGACCGATTCATCGGGCCAGATCTATTGTGTCGCGTAGTGAAGTACCTGCAGGTGGTCGGGATGTTTGCCTCCACTTACATGATTGTAGTGATGACGATAGACCGGTATCAAGCTATCTGCAAACCCATGGTGACTTTCCAAAGGCGCAGGGCGCGCTGGAACGGTGCGGTGTGCGCCACCTGGTGCGTCGCTTTCATCGGCAGCCTGCCACAGATCTTTATTTTCTCTCGGGTCGAGGTCGCTCCCGGTGTGTACGACTGCTGGGCTCTGTTCATCAAGCCGTGGGGACCGAGAGCCTACGTGACCTGGACGACTCTGGTGATATTCGTCCTGCCCATTGTCATGGTGATAGTGTGCCAGGTGCGCATCTGCCGCACCGTGCAAATTAACTTTCACATGAAGACGCACCACGTCGCAGACTCGGTCAGTAAGACGCTGCCCTCCAGGGCCAGCAGCGTGGCGGGGGTGTCAAAGGCGAGGGTGAAGACTGTGAAGATGACCGTGGTCGTTGTGCTCGCCTACATCATCTGCTGGACGCCTTTCTTCATCGTGCAGCTCTGGTCTGTCTGGGACTTTGAGGCACCCACTCAGA CTGCAACCTTCACCATCTTGATGCTGCTGGCCAGTCTGAACAGCTGTGCGAACCCTTGCATCTACCTGCTGTTCAGCGAGAAGCTGCCCAAGACGCTCAAGGCCCTGATGTGTGTGGGTCAGTCCGATCTGAAGGAGTCCATCCACGAGGAGGCCACCATGGTCAGTTCCCTGTACATCAGCCTCAAGAGTCTGCAGGACTGCAGATAA
- the trnt1 gene encoding CCA tRNA nucleotidyltransferase 1, mitochondrial, giving the protein MWSRTSCLLGVGRTSFYRRSLFTMQLKTSEFQSLFTEGLSGLAELFGKQQHELRIAGGAVRDLLSGKRPEDVDFATTATPEEMKQMFQTAGIRMINNKGEKHGTITARLHNENFEVTTLRVDVQTDGRHAEVEFTTDWQKDAERRDLTINSMFLGLDGTLYDYFKGYEDLQNRKVRFVGSAEKRIQEDYLRILRYFRFYGRVALAPDDHEPETLVAIRENGRGLAAISGERICVELKKMVVGNHAAHLLELMYSLELAQYIGLPPDGNVEEMKQVWQNAKDHSPKPMTILAALFRRPEEVEKMDLRLKVSREEKTLALFLVKYRRELRKSEDNPDSLKPFTDFIIDSRELDSQSKVCELLKYQGEEKLLAELSRWSIPRFPVSGHDLRRMGVTSGKEIGATLQELRDIWKKSRYQMDKDELLSYVKS; this is encoded by the exons ATGTGGAGCAGGACATCCTGTCTTCTTGGGGTTGGCAGAACAAGTTTCTATCGGAGGAGTCTTTTCACTATGCAGCTGAAGACCAGTGAGTTCCAGTCTCTGTTCACTGAAGGACTGAGTGGACTAGCAG agTTGTTTGGAAAGCAGCAGCATGAGCTGAGGATAGCTGGAGGGGCCGTACGAGACCTGCTGTCTGGAAAGCGGCCTGAGGATGTGGACTTTGCCACCACAGCCACTCCAGAGGAGATGAAGCAAATGTTCCAAACAGCTGGCATCCGGATGATCAACAATAAAGGAGAGAAGCATGGGACCATTACAGCAAGA CTACACAATGAGAACTTTGAGGTGACGACATTGCGAGTGGATGTTCAGACAGATGGACGTCATGCAGAGGTGGAATTCACCACTGACTGGCAGAAAGATGCTGAACGGAGAGACCTCACCATCAATTCCATGTTTTTAG GGCTTGATGGCACATTGTATGACTATTTTAAAGGATACGAAGACCTGCAGAACCGAAAAGTTCGGTTTGTTGGCAGTGCTGAAAAAAGAATCCAAGAGGACTACTTGAGGATACTGCGTTATTTCAG GTTCTACGGCAGGGTGGCCCTGGCGCCAGATGATCATGAGCCTGAGACCCTGGTTGCTATTAGGGAAAACGGTCGTGGACTTGCAGCCATATCAGGAGAACGGATTTGTGTGGAACTAAAGAAGATGGTCGTTGGTAACCATGCTGCTCATCTGCTGGAGCTGATGTACAGTCTGGAACTGGCCCAGTACATCG GTTTACCTCCAGATGGCAATGTTGAGGAGATGAAGCAAGTATGGCAGAACGCCAAAGACCACTCTCCCAAACCTATGACCATCCTGGCTGCTCTCTTCCGCCGCCCTGAGGAGGTGGAAAAGATGGACCTCCGGCTGAAGGTGTCCAGGGAGGAGAAGACTTTGGCTCTGTTCTTGGTCAAATACAGACGGGAACTCCGCAAGAGTGAAGACAACCCGGACAGCCTCAAACCCTTCACTGACTTTATCATCGAC AGTCGGGAGCTGGATTCCCAGAGTAAAGTGTGTGAGCTATTAAAGTATCAAGGTGAGGAGAAACTGCTGGCGGAGCTCAGCAGGTGGTCCATCCCTCGCTTCCCCGTCAGTGGTCACGATCTGAGGAGGATGGGTGTCACGTCGGGCAAGGAGATAGGTGCCACCTTACAGGAGCTCCGCGACATCTGGAAGAAAAGTCGCTATCAGATGGACAAAGATGAACTCCTCAGTTACGTAAAGTCTTAA